CGGTGGCAGAAGAGGTGCACGAACAGGGAACCGCCGGGGACCAACCACGAGGCGATCCGCCCGAGCAGGAGCTCGTAGTTGCGCATGTGCTCGAACATCTCGACGGAAACGACCCGATCGAATGTCCCGACCGGCCGGAAGTCGTTCATGTCGGCTGTCACGACCTGCAGGTTTCCGAGCCCGAGCCGGTCCCGCCGCGCCGTGATGTACCGCGCCTGGCCGGTGGAATTCGAGACCGCGGTGATCTGCGCGCGCGGATACCGTTCCGCCATCCACAGCGCGAGAGCGCCCCACCCGCAGCCCAGATCGAGCACCCGCATCCCGTCTTCGAGCTCCGCGCGATCGGCGGTCGCCTCCAGCATCGCGGACTCGGCAGCGGCCAGCGTCGTGACCCCTCCCGGCCAGAGCCCGGCGCTGTACTTGAGCCGTGGACCGAGAAGAAGTCGGAAGAACTCGGCCGGCGTCTCGTAGTGCTGGTCGTTCGCGGCCGACGGCGCCACCGCGACAGGCCCCTGCCGCATGAGCACCCGGTGATCGTCGACCGTCCGCGCACTCCCGCCGCCGGCCCGCCGACGCTCCGCCCGCAGCCGCCCGCGGAGCAGCGAGCGGATGCCGAGTCGAATCAGCCCGTCCGGCATCAAGCCGCGTTCGGCCGCCGCCAGCGCC
This DNA window, taken from Acidobacteriota bacterium, encodes the following:
- a CDS encoding class I SAM-dependent methyltransferase, with the protein product MPDGLIRLGIRSLLRGRLRAERRRAGGGSARTVDDHRVLMRQGPVAVAPSAANDQHYETPAEFFRLLLGPRLKYSAGLWPGGVTTLAAAESAMLEATADRAELEDGMRVLDLGCGWGALALWMAERYPRAQITAVSNSTGQARYITARRDRLGLGNLQVVTADMNDFRPVGTFDRVVSVEMFEHMRNYELLLGRIASWLVPGGSLFVHLFCHRRYCYFFEVDGGADWMARHFFTGGMMPSVDLLPRCAGPLRLERRWEVGGGDYERTLRAWLANLDARRAEAEQVLGAGEAPGTGHLRVGRWRLFLLACAELFGYRAGREWFVAHYLLRRGKTNGSAASSPAARST